One window of Armatimonadota bacterium genomic DNA carries:
- a CDS encoding ribose-phosphate pyrophosphokinase, producing MPTPSNLRLLCGTANRPLAEEISHILSTPLTELTCKRFSDGEIFVKILESSRGADAFVIQPTCAPVNDTLMETLILVDALRRSSAQRITLVLPYYGYARQDKKLGPREPVTAKLVANLMTTAGIDRLLTIDLHAEQIGAFFDVPVDHLPAAPIIAEYLIDQDLCGPGVVVVSPDVGGTARARRLAERLGSPLAIISKRRPEPNKTEVMEVIGTVKGKTAVMIDDMIDTAGSVATGAVALKERGAKRVFACCTHAVLSGGAIERIEESPIEELVITNTIPTHHLGSDKVVCLSVAPLLARAIQRIHEGRSVSELFTAY from the coding sequence ATGCCAACCCCCTCCAATCTGAGACTCCTTTGCGGTACCGCCAACCGGCCGCTGGCGGAGGAGATATCGCATATCCTTTCGACGCCCCTCACCGAACTCACGTGCAAACGCTTCAGCGATGGCGAGATCTTCGTGAAGATCCTGGAGAGCAGCCGGGGCGCGGACGCGTTTGTTATCCAGCCGACCTGCGCGCCGGTGAACGACACGCTGATGGAGACGCTGATCCTCGTGGATGCCCTCCGCCGCTCGTCGGCCCAACGCATCACGCTTGTGCTTCCTTATTACGGCTACGCGCGTCAAGACAAGAAACTAGGGCCTCGCGAGCCGGTAACCGCGAAACTCGTGGCAAACCTGATGACCACCGCGGGGATCGACCGCCTGCTGACCATCGATCTGCATGCGGAGCAGATTGGCGCCTTCTTCGACGTACCGGTGGACCACCTCCCGGCCGCGCCGATCATCGCGGAATACCTCATCGACCAGGACCTTTGCGGGCCGGGCGTCGTGGTGGTGTCTCCCGATGTTGGCGGCACCGCTCGTGCCCGACGCCTGGCAGAACGCCTTGGGAGCCCCCTGGCGATCATCTCGAAGCGGCGCCCCGAGCCAAACAAGACCGAGGTGATGGAGGTCATTGGCACCGTAAAAGGCAAAACGGCCGTGATGATCGACGACATGATCGACACGGCCGGCAGCGTCGCCACAGGGGCGGTCGCACTCAAGGAACGCGGGGCGAAGCGGGTTTTCGCCTGCTGTACCCACGCTGTCCTCAGCGGCGGAGCGATCGAGCGTATTGAGGAGTCGCCGATCGAGGAACTGGTGATCACAAACACGATCCCGACGCACCACCTCGGCAGCGACAAGGTCGTCTGCCTCAGCGTCGCGCCGCTGCTGGCCCGAGCGATCCAACGCATCCACGAAGGCCGCAGCGTGTCGGAGCTGTTCACGGCGTACTGA
- a CDS encoding PaaI family thioesterase encodes MSPGPDESQWRDDGVCIGCGAKNPIGLHLQFHWEGDVIVTEWTPAPEHQGWEGFAHGGMITLVLDETMAHAVYRTGYLTPTAEATVRFRRPAPIGEPLRVTSSRPEGKRLLTCRAEARDVSGQLIAEATGKFLPYRAGDSGV; translated from the coding sequence ATGAGCCCCGGCCCCGACGAGAGCCAGTGGCGCGACGACGGCGTCTGCATCGGCTGCGGCGCGAAGAACCCGATCGGACTGCATCTCCAGTTCCACTGGGAGGGCGACGTGATCGTCACGGAATGGACGCCGGCGCCCGAGCACCAGGGCTGGGAAGGATTCGCGCACGGCGGCATGATCACGCTGGTGCTGGACGAGACGATGGCGCACGCCGTCTACCGCACCGGCTACCTGACGCCCACCGCCGAGGCCACCGTCCGGTTCCGCCGGCCGGCCCCTATTGGCGAACCGCTGCGCGTGACGTCTTCGCGGCCTGAGGGGAAACGCCTCCTCACCTGCCGCGCTGAAGCCCGTGACGTTTCGGGGCAGTTGATTGCGGAAGCGACCGGCAAGTTCCTGCCGTACCGCGCCGGGGATTCCGGCGTATGA